The following is a genomic window from Miscanthus floridulus cultivar M001 chromosome 14, ASM1932011v1, whole genome shotgun sequence.
ACGGAAACAAGCCGTTAGATGCAGCCAGCGGCCCCGTTAGCTTCgctgaaaaacaagccgaaatactgtttcgactaatttgttatgagagaaaaatattagtttcggctgaaaaaataagctaaaaaacgatattataagagaagcgaacaggaccGAGCATTGTGTCGTGCCTGGCCCatagctgcaagcctgcaaccaATGTGCCGCTGCCGGACTGACTTCCTGGACCGACTTGACCAGTGCATGGTAAGCCCAACAAAGGCCCTAATCCAACAAGGCAAGTTTCAGTTTCAGGGGCCCAAGCAGGGGAGTTAAGGCCCTGTTTCATCCACCTGACTAACAGCTAGTTATCTAAGAAAGAGTCCGTTCGGATGACCTAGAACTATTCGCTAGCTCTAGCTAAAAATGTTAGCTAAAAATTAGCTATGGAGTGCTTATACCCCCAACTAAAAGTTCTACAGATAACTAAACATATGTTATATTATTGCCCTATTAGTTCAAACTATATGGGTTTCCAATAGAGTTCCCTATTCATTTTATTCGGTTGGCATAATTATTAGTTTACCAAGTGACTTTAAAGGAGATTTTGGAGATGTTTATATCCAAAAGCTCCTTAATATTTACTTGGTACATCAATCATTATATCAAGTGAATAAAATTAACCAGGAGTTCCTTTTTAGATTTATTTAATAGTTAACTTCACAAAGACCATAAGGGCCGTTTGGATCCCTccattttggaggaattgaaatatACTTAATGGATTATGCTATTTGGGTCGAAATTTGACATTCCGTAACTTTTCCAAGCTCACAAATAAACCTATCTTAAATTCATAAGGTGGGAGATGAAAATGAATTCTATATATTACTATGTTATAATTCTACTCTTCAACTTATAGtacactcttcaactcactttCCTACAATAAAAATGTAACATATAAGTATATCCCTTatatgcctaacaataaatatacaaatatattttatatacaactatattaacttaattaatctatgtctaaattataattattataaTGATTTCAATTCAAGGATCCAAATGGGCCCTAAGGGATTTCACATGAATGATACATGAATTTCACATGAACCAATTCTTTCACGAGAAAATCACAGCCCGCGCTCCTAAAGGGGTCTAAAACCGCTGCTTGGGGGCACGAAAACTGCAGAGGAGGGCGCACCCAGCCAGATAACAAGCATGGAAGACAGAATATTACATTGCTTGCTATGCCCAATAATGGAAGGTAAAAATATAAGCATTAATATTATGTATTTCCTTGGGCGCCGGCAATTGCCAACGGGCAGACAATGCACTAGGTCATGTTCGAAACATAGGAATTTTGTAGCAGTCATGCAGGAATTTTATAGTAATCAATTCAATTTCACATAAAAAACAcagaaacttagaaaatttctcgcATTCCATACACATCTGGAACTGCAATTGCTCGGTATTTCCGTACAGGTACGGCCGATGGCCACAAGCTATGGGTTGATGACTTGATTGCTGGACGCCAAAATTTTTGCCTGGTGGATTCTCTGCATCGAAGAACTAACAGTAGTGAATATCCATGCCAAAAACTAGAACTTGTTCGTTCGGACAAAAAGTCTGGATTGTACGTTATCGTGCTGTGAAAAATGCAATGAAAAATTAGCGTGAATGTCCATGCCAAAAACTAGAACTTGTTCGGACAAAGTCTGGAATACATGTTATCGTGCTGTGAAAAACGCAATAAGAAATTTGCGATCGCTAACTGTAACTGGTACCAGAAGATGTCATCGACATCGATCATCGCGATCTGTACAGCAGGACTTGCTTGTTCGTGTAAACAGGCAAACAGCCACATGTTTAGACGATGGACACCAGGCCCAGGGGATGAAGTTTTCGTTGCTCTTTTGTCACCTTTTTCCTGGTAGATAGGTCGATTTTGAGGAATACTACTCGCCTGTTAATTACTTGGTATGGTGAAAAAGTACAAATCCTACTAGTAAGTAACAACGGGCTATATGGGTCTTCCGCCGCCTGTGTCCCTTTAGAGGATGAGACGTGATAGCTAAACAGCCATCACTTTTAATAAGTCATTAGTGACGCCTGCGGCCATGACTTTAACCATCACTAGTTTGCTATGTATGGCCTATCACCCGATCTTTCAACAACACTAATGTGCTATATATGTGCATCATTATATTGTTATTACATTTCCTTCCATTACTAGTTTAAGTTTTCGCACGCAATGAATAAGATGAAGAAAATTTAAAAACCAAGCTCATGTTACTACAAGTTGATGCTAAATTAAATGCAAACCAAAGCTTGAGTTGTCGCGCAAACAACGTtagaaagaaaggaaaaaaaataacAAGCGTATATGCAGTAATTCAGGGAAACAACATGTGCTTTAGCAATGGAGATTCCATATACTCTCTAATCTTTCTGAAATGTAGGGCATGCTCGGTTGACTTTTAAATTTTGCTAAGGCAATAATTTGGCAACCAAAAGTTAGACACAAATATTTATCACAGATTTGGCAAGCGAAACATAAGGTATCGGCAATTTTAGGTAACCAACCAAAAAATTTGGATTATCTACAGTTTtgacgactaaaatttaggtaCCAACCAACCAGGCTGGTAAAAAGCCATCTCATGGAAGGAGGAATCAGCGAATAAGCCGGCAAGGCATTCCCCACTAGGCTACCTGCAGTATAGGAAACCGAAGAATCAAGATGGGGATATCCTGCGGTACCATCCGATATTTTAACCCATCCATCCAAATCCAGACGAAGGGGCAAATGGACGCACGCAATAAATCCATCGGCCCACAGTTCAGCAGGCTTAATTCGTCAGACAATCAGACCAGTAAACAGTGGAGCTGTTGCGTCACGGTATCtgacactaatttagagtattaaatataaactaattataaaacaaattacacggatgaagactaatttgcgagacgaatctattaagcataATTAGGCTATGATTTTAACAACGTTGTGCTAcaataacacatgtgctaatgataaattaattaggcttaataaattcatctcgtaaattagtttcTATcaatgtaattaattttataattagcttATATTTAGTCTTCATAGTTAACATCCGAACGTTGGAGGTAACATTTCGTATATACCCTAGTTATGTACTGGGTCCTGTGTACACCACGTTACCCTTTCAAGCTTTGGGTGCTTTGCATGTCCCCGTGTCTACGTACACCGGCGAAAGTAATGCTGATGTATGGCTCTCTATACCAGCCTCAACGACGATGATGTCTTTAGGTGTCGTTATCCTCCTCTGAGGCCATACATGAAAATCTTGCCTTGTTCTACTAGGCAAACGGATCGAAGGTGGTGACTTTAGCCATATCCTCGATGACGACGTCGCTTTGGAGGACCTTttatatgttatatatatatatgttctattGGTGTGTGGCTAGCTGTTGTCCAGTTCAGATTCTTGGGTACCTATTCGTATCTGGCATATTCCCACGGCATATGTAGGTGGAAGTGGGGATGTTTATATATACCGGGATCTTCGTTTGGGGAGGTCAGAGTTTCGAGCAGCAGATGGATTTCTTTCTCTCCCACTGTTAAGTTTGGCTCATGCCAACATTACAGAATAACAtttcatgaaaaagatgaatacgTACCCAAGTAATTTGAAGATTTTTAGTTCCTTCATTTTATTAGGTCGAAGTAGTTTTCTTTGGTACATATATCAGAACGTTTAGTGTCTTGGTTTTACATGTTTCATTGTTGGGATATTTGCTATCGATTTGTAATAACTGTGGTCCGATTCATTAATTTAATGATGCCTGAACCCGGAAATCCTCCGCTATccccaaaaaaaaaagattaatcTATTGATAAACACATGATGCCAATCAACAAAATCAAAGGGGAAAAAAGCATTGTTAGTCATACTAGATATATGTTATCTTTCAACTATGTCGTAGTAGTGCGTCCTATACTAAAGCCATGTTTGTATTCTGTCTACCATGACTCGGTGTTTGGCTAGCTGTCACTTCTTTTTTTTCCCACCTAGGAGGACACATGTCATGTTCGTACACGACTAAAAATATTGTTAACTGATTTATTgtcaaagaaaaatactatttattaatcGAAAAAGCACGACTAACCAGCCCGAAACGCCTGCTAGAGGGACCCGGACGGACGGCCCTTGCGCGCGGTGAAAAGCCGCTAGAATATCCGGCCACCACCAGCGCCCAGCGGGCGGCGACGTACTGTACGGAAGGGACCATCgggaccaaaaaaaaaaagattccgTTCCGTCACACGCCCTCGCTAGCGGGAGATGCGGCACGGGATATTCGAGGCGACCTGGGAAACATTCCCGTTGCCATGGAATCGCTACCCAACCTGGGCGGTGGCCGGTGCAAGTGAGTGGTGacgagtactcctactcctactctgCTGCCGCCCCAACACCGCCGAAGTGGCCGTTAGTAGTATACGAGATCGTATATCTTTTGATAAAGAACCGTGTACAAGTTTGTATATTCGTTGGGTTGGCAAATATTCGCTCTGTAACAGCCACCAACGTATTGACATGATTTGGCTCATTTTCTTCTTGATTAGGCTAATTTTCTTCTTGATTAGGCTAATTTTCTTCTTTTCGTTCTTTGTTTCCTGAATCCTGTACTCTTGGCTTTGCTTAGCTTTGTTCTGTAATGTCTTTAATTTTAAATAAATTATTGCCTCCAGTTtcgtaaaaaaaaaaaacgtatTACATGATTTTACCCTTTTTTTCCTTGGAAACTTTGACCCTATCATCCTTTGCTGGCTAGAAACTTACCTCAATGAAAGAACTATCGATAACCGACAACAGCTCATGATTGCCATGCGATGTTGGTGTAGGAGTTTGAACTTTGAAGCATGCACCATCCCCCCAACCCCCCCTAAACTTGAAAACCATACATTATACACTCAAAAAGAGAGACGAGCTGCTGTCCTGCTATGGTGGCCGGAGATCCACGAGCAGTGGCAATAGCAAAGGGGAGGGCACCCCACGGCTTCCTTGTGTCCGCTATGGTGGGATCAATAGCGGCCTCTATAGCGGGATCAATATCAATAGCACATGAAAGTGCTCGCCATGGCTCTTTATTTTCGACACGACAACGACATTGTGAGCAAGGTTAGTGGGGATGTTAGAGTGCGAGCAGAGCTCCGCCCGCTATACCCACAAGTTGGTACCAGAGCTCAAAACATAGCCTTGAGCCTAACTCCGTCCAAAAGGCTACCATGATAGTGCCTTACTTTATATATGTTTTGCTCCTCCAACATCAATTATCAATGTGGGACAAAACCTAACAGGGATTAGTGAGACCACAAGGATGATGAGGACGGCCAAATTTGGGTAGTagtgggagagagagggggagagaaaGATCTAGGGATACATGTAGAGAGGGCAGGATGCTTGCATATAGGACCCACATGCCACATCCAAGGACTACCTTGAAAGTTACTTTTAATATTGCGAGGGGGTTAAATTGTTCGGTTTTTAGTTGATGTCGTATGATGTAAGGATTTTAGAGTTGGGGTCGTATGATGTAATATAAGGTTTTTAGCAAAACCACATTGACGAGCATTTTGAAATGGGTAATTTATATGCATGGTTTTGAAAGTTGGGGTGGGGTATTTATAAGAGTTCTTGGAGTTTCCAAACTTTGTGTCTAGTTTAGGGTGACAAATGAACTTTACTCATTTTGATTTAAGTTTTATCTAGTCTACAGGAAAATATAACACCGAATTGTTCCACTAGTATATTTGTTTGTTGTTGCAAAATTGTTTCCCATGAAAATATTGCTATGTTTTTCAGTTAATTTAAATAAACTTAAGATAAATCTAAAATACCTTTCATTTTGAAGAGGGGAAAACACCGGCAGAATCTGGGACAACAATAACACCAAAAGGAACATATGAAATGAACTTTAATATTTACATGACATACAGATGCACGATTTCATTTCTAGCTAACCAATTCACACTCCGTTCGCTTGAtcatttctgtggcttataagccggctgatgctgttttattatgagagaaaaacactgtatcataacTGATaggatcaagcgaacagggttcaGTCCAAGGATTCAAAGTACACGATCATCCTTCCCAACCGTGCAGCGCATCAATCAAAGGAAGTTAACTACAACAACATACAAAATGAGGTCTGCAGGGTGCATATCACTACTATTTTTTTGGTAACTTTTATCTTACTCACAAAAACAGAGGGCAAAAtgctggtatatatatatatacacgattCATGCAGCAATAGTAAAAAGCTAGCACGAAGAAGGAACTCTCAAGTTTACGTGTCTCTGTACCGCTGGACGTAAGCTAAAATGAGAAGCAAAGTTGGCGATCGAGGCCGGCGTTCATTACGCAGAGGTGGTCTGCGACGACGACGACACGGCCGGCGAGCCAGAGCAGGCGTCCCCGCTGCGCCGCCCGCCGGAGCAGCTACTCGACTGCCTCTGCGGACGTGGCGGTTGCAGTCCGGGCGTCAACGCCGTCGTCGCCACCGGAGCGTACACCTAGTTGGCGGTTGTCGTCGTCGTTCCTGACGCGTCGCCGGGTAGGTCGTGCACCTGCTGCGGctgtgccgccgccgctgccaccgcagCGGCGGCAGCGTACTCCGGCGGTGGCACCCAGATGCCTCCCACCACGACGAACTGTGGTGCGGCCGGCGGCGTGACGCTGGTGCCGCTGTTATGGACCGCGACCGCCGTCGAGTTCGGCCGCCTCGTGTGCAGACGGTACTTCTGAAGTCCCAACAAGTTCAAAATGAAGGGCAGAGTGAGAAGAGAACAGATGGTACTATGAACTGCAAATACACTCTTTTTTGAGGCAGCTACTGACCTGCAAATGGCTTTTGACCTCATCGTTGGTGAGACCGTCGACCTTCATGAGCTCCCGGATCTGCTTCGGCGTCGCCGCTGCATATATGAGCATCCATTATTAACAATTTAACTCACATTAGTTAGATTGTTAATTATTGTGTCAGAGACTAATTGTACACGATTTTGAAGTGTTGGTGATGAGGTGGTAGAATAAGGGAGAGCAACAAACCGTGGGACCCGCCGAGCTGCTGCAGCGCCTGCAGGAACCGGCGGTGGAGCTCCGGCGCCCAGCAACGCCGCGGCTTCCGGCCGGGCGCCTGCGACGCCGACTGCGCCTCCTTGTCCTTGCCGCCGCCTTTGATGCTCGCCTTATTAGTATTCCCCGCCGTGTCGTTGTCGGTGGCGCCGCCGGCCTGGTCACAGCTGTCCCCGACCACGGCCGAGCTCGCCGCGGCCGTGGCCGACGACGAGGCCGGCAGCGGCATCTCGGTGCGCTGCTTCGgcttctccttgtccttgtccTTCTCGAACGGCTGGAACGCGCCCCCGGGCTTCCGGCAGGCACTGAGCGCCACCGGCCtgcacggcagcagcagctcatccTGGTGGGGCTGCGGCGGGGAGGGTTGTTGTTGCTGTTGGTTACTCCAGAGCTGGACGGACTGCAGCCAGTCCGGCATGGCCTTCTTGGTCTCCGGCTGTGGCAACCGCCGCCTGCCGCTGCTGGCTCTGGCCGCTGCCGTCTCCGGATCTCCCGCCGCCGCCTCGTCGCTCTTGTCGGCATCGACGCCGTCGTCAGACGTGCCGGCAGAGCGTTGGTGGTGGGAGCTGTCGTGCTCTTCGCCGTCGTCCTCGGAAGAGGAGGACGAGAGGGTGGGCTTGAGCGGCATGAACTCCTCCAGCACGGGCCCGCCGTGGTCGCTGACCGTCTCCTCGCTGCCGCCAACGATGCTGTCCATGTGGTTCCTCATCCCCTCGATAGCTGCACAGCACACACGTACGTAGAGATTTTATGGAAGGAATGGACGACGCCGGGCGCCGACGGCgcaggagaagaagcttgagaCGAGACGACGGCGTCGCGGAGGCGGAGCGAGAGAGCTGGCGCGCGCGTGGGCTGCTACGTTAGTGAGCGAGTCAGAGTGAGACAGAGAGAGCACTCACTCTGCGTGACGAGGTCGAGGCAGAGCGGCAGCTCGCGCTGGAACACCTGGATCTTGCGTCGCTCCTCCTCCAGCGCGAGCAGGTACtcgctgcagcggcggcggcggtcggcgTGCAGGGGCGGCGGCGGGTCCATCTCCATGCTCCGTCCTGCGCTGTGCCGGTGCTAGAGCACTGATTGTTGTGCGGCGAGCCGTGGGAGAGTCGGAGAGCCCGGAGAGGTAGAAGACGAGAGGCGTGGGAAGGGAGGGGAAAAGCAATGGGGAATCGAGGTCGAGGCGTCGCGTAGGAGGCGAATCTTTCTCACGCGCGCTggaggctatctccaacaacaaccaATCCCAAAATAAGACTCATTCGTAGCGCTTGAAGCAAAAAGTATACATATTCGTAATTTTCttcaataataaaataaaaaaattcttttaagtTTCTATATAAGAAGATGTTTATATTTAGATTATGTTTTTCAGACAGCTCAAAATAGATCTCTCATATAACTACTCTATTAAAGACTGATTTTAAATGTCTCGTTACCATTTTGTATTGGATACCTATATATAAGTTCCATGTTGAAGACATGCTGACGCGGGCGGGGGCCCTGGCCCAACGCCCCAACGGGATAAGACCAGGCGCGGATCAATGCGGAATCTACCCCGGGGCCCACCGGCAGCTGTGGCACTGGCACCAGCACCACTTTCTCACGTCCCAGCTCTGGAGTGGAGCGCCCAACCATACAACGATGCAAGGGAAGAAGATTCCGGAGAAAGATTCCGGAGAAATCCCCTCCCCTCTTCTACTCCATTTTTACTCTTTTTCCCCAAGTACTTGAATACATTAGcagcttgtttagttcccaaccaAATTcttaaaaagtgctatagtagccatcacattgaatcttacgatacgtgcatagagcattaaatgtagacgaaaaaactaattacacagtttggttgaaaattacgagaccaacgttttgagcctaattagtccatgattaaacactaattaccaaataaaaacgaaagtactacagtagccaaattcctaaaaTTCGTAAACTAAACACACACTAGGTTAGTTTGGGGTGGCCCAATTTTATTTccataatataaaataaaatccatgtccatatttagagctagctgcaatAAATGATAATCCCCCATTAAAAATTGACCAATGCTTCATCTCATATaactaagggcagtcccaatgaaaaaaattagtagtttctataacataggataccgtaccaaaaagtactgctttccaacccatggtttctatgagtaataattattttctctttctctctcccaactctatcttcttcctccaatggaaGTGCGGCATGAgccccctagaaactggtggtttctccccaatgacgatttcatgggttcttggtgcattgggtcaagagaagacctgatttcttcatgaggaaaccatttctaggatttttgctctctttcttcattaattacgttgccatgtcagcgttttgcctacgtggcaagtcatttaataagGATACTTTTTAATACACCATTAGGACTGCCTAAAAACATGGATACTTTTTAATTGACTTTTGTTTCATGTCCGCCTTTGTCCGTGTGTCCTTTGTGGGATCCCGCACCCCTCGCTCTATTCCGTCCACCCTCATCGCGCCGCTGCCGCATGCACCTGCCCGGCTCCCGCGCCCGATTGCAACTTTTttcgtgcccgtgcgttgatGCAGTTGCTACGGATACACCGGTGACGAGGCCGGCTCCCTCCACGCGCGCCTGGTTGACGCCGATCCAGGACGCCCGCGCCAACGCTCGCGCCTCCTAGATCTTCGCGGGCCACCGCGCCGCTTGGATGGATGCCGAGCGTCGCCTCTaggtccacgccgccgccgccgccggggacgaggccGCCTCCCTCCACGCGCGCCTCGCCGACGCCGAGGCCGCGCCGCGCATCCCGCTTGCGTCGCACAGCACCAGGCTCAAAACCAAGGTACACACCGTGTCACATTCCCCGCGTTCAACAAAAATATCCAATCAATTCGCCCATCTCAGGCCGCCCCGCCGTAGGGCTAGGGTTGCGCAGGGCGGCGGTGGTGTCTCGGCGCGGTCAAGAGCCCCCAGGGCGATGTCTGCACACGTGAGATTTGTGGAGGGAGAGAGACCAGGCAGCTGCTCCGCcgctcggcggcggtggcggcaaggGGAGCCATCGATTGCCAACCTGCTTCTGCCACCGTCTCGCCTGCATCTCTGAAATCTGAATCTCCACCAAGGATTGGCAAGAGGTATGGTTTACTGCCTTCTGGATGTCTGATGGCCTATTCCTGTGTTTTCCTGGAGATTGCTGGTCCTCTGTTGCCTCAATGATAGGATCCGTGTTCTTGAGTTTGTATTTGCCATCCAGTCCGCTGTGGTATTTGTCTACGAAAACGCAGCACGAATCAAAAACAATGCGTGTTTCATGTTTCAGTCTTCGTTCGTGTTGGTGCGGATATATTTTCAGTTGTGATTTATTCGATGCCCGTTTCAGTTCTCTGGTTTTGGGACGGATGGAAATCACATCAGGTCTTGCTAATGTTTACTGCAAATTGAGTTGGTACTGGGTTATGCATTTGCAGGGCACAAAAATCATAGGCGCATCAAAGCCAAGCCTGACGCCCAGACGTTGCGCATCTCCAGCACAACAAGCTCGGTTAACGTGTCCTGAGGTCGAACTCCAGTGCACACACATCGGACCTTATAGGTGCTGGATGCGTTCTTGCCATTACACTGCTGGATGGCGTTACTCCCTAATTTCCAATGTCTACAACAAATCAAGGTGAGGGCACTCGACATAATAGGCTGAATGCAATGATAACCACGCAGAAGATCTGCTTGACCAAATGTCTCAATGATCTAAGGCTTATCTCAACGAAGGATTTAGTATTTGCCTGACATCTCAATTATTTTTTTGTTTGGATTTAAATAGCAACATATTTGACTACTAAGAAATTCTGATAGTGCTGTTATCACACTGCTGGAGCTACGTAACTGCAAGAACTCTTAACTTCCATTTGATATTTTTCACTACGTAGGAGGAATGGATTTTTCATTGAAAATTTGTATTGTTCAAAGGCAATAATGAACTTGCAGATGACGAAGCCAACAGAGGTCGCTATGCAGTCCAAGAACAATGAACTTGCTAATGTTGCTATCTTGCTTGAGAATCTCCAGCAGCTTAGCATGAACAAGTCCTCCTCCATAGCCGCCGCCCCTACCCTCGCCACAGCCCCCTACCTCACAACAGGCGTGTTACAATAATACTTGAGCTTATTGCTGtttgttattttttttaaaaaaattgtatCCTCATGCATAATCCAACACTTGATCCAAGGCCGGCTTCTGCCGAGCGAGTGATACACAGACATCTCTGCATCTGAATCCTTAACATCCTTAACTGTATCTCTCGGTGTTTGACGTTGTTGAATTGTATCTCTGTCTTTTTCTTTGTATCAGATGATGAAACCTCGAAACAATCTTAGGACACCTTCTGACACAGTGCTGGTAGCTCTGTGAGTGAGAAGACAATTCTTTTCTGATGATAATGCAAGTGCTCTTAATTTTgccttttatttttgttt
Proteins encoded in this region:
- the LOC136505177 gene encoding transcription factor NIGT1-like is translated as MEMDPPPPLHADRRRRCSEYLLALEEERRKIQVFQRELPLCLDLVTQTIEGMRNHMDSIVGGSEETVSDHGGPVLEEFMPLKPTLSSSSSEDDGEEHDSSHHQRSAGTSDDGVDADKSDEAAAGDPETAAARASSGRRRLPQPETKKAMPDWLQSVQLWSNQQQQQPSPPQPHQDELLLPCRPVALSACRKPGGAFQPFEKDKDKEKPKQRTEMPLPASSSATAAASSAVVGDSCDQAGGATDNDTAGNTNKASIKGGGKDKEAQSASQAPGRKPRRCWAPELHRRFLQALQQLGGSHAATPKQIRELMKVDGLTNDEVKSHLQKYRLHTRRPNSTAVAVHNSGTSVTPPAAPQFVVVGGIWVPPPEYAAAAAVAAAAAQPQQVHDLPGDASGTTTTTAN